A stretch of Ciconia boyciana chromosome 18, ASM3463844v1, whole genome shotgun sequence DNA encodes these proteins:
- the TMEM268 gene encoding transmembrane protein 268 isoform X1, producing the protein MAHKSQAGGIEKNGSLSSVLYCKSDLKEGSLQWMKEPLNGQVLMVLSMDNNCSATSFDMELCAEKLKSLGVQVAADQWRRLIQEAVLKPEVRRYMFYNSRAFQIAIAVVFYMSLWTNIYSTVQLCSFGRYWEASVLVTLAAVAVTVVVILVIDHRQRKINMNTDVRLAAVNEIFIKHSLILGITDALDGPHNILQLWFVHFSPEHCLQSLSAHIMDLQRTRESGLRHSLDQLCVVMEAVVQPHPGTEEEASCEESPLLSSRVNLNKETVTCNELLRLVPEGPPEVMAQQLLVIFSGCYVRLLVTGRLPRAVAGGHLVHSSVPCLCQFIQSTVLNTRQSWFMGR; encoded by the exons ATGGCTCATAAAAGCCAAGCTGGTGGAATTGAGAAAAATGGGTCACTTTCCTCTGTCCTCTATTGTAAGAGTGATTTAAAGGAAGGATCCCTGCAGTGGATGAAAG AACCCCTCAATGGCCAGGTGCTCATGGTGCTCAGCATGGACAATAACTGCTCAGCCACCTCCTTTGACATGGAGCTTTGTGCAGAGAAACTGAAGTCCCTTGGGGTTCAG GTGGCAGCGGATCAGTGGAGAAGGTTAATCCAGGAGGCTGTCCTGAAGCCTGAAGTGAGACGGTACATGTTCTACAACTCCAGGGCGTTCCAGATAGCCATTGCCGTG GTTTTCTACATGTCTCTCTGGACAAACATTTACTCCACAGTCCAGCTGTGTTCCTTCGGACGCTACTGGGAGGCCAGCGTGCTGGTGACCCTGGCTGCCGTAGCAGTCACTGTAGTGGTGATACTGGTTATCGACCACCGTCAGAGGAAG ATAAATATGAATACAGACGTGAGGCTGGCAGCTgtcaatgaaatatttatcaaaCACAGTTTAATACTGGGAATTACAGATGCCCTGGATGGGCCACACAACATCCTACAA CTGTGGTTCGTGCACTTCAGCCCGGAGCACTGCCTCCAGTCCTTGTCAGCCCACATCATGGACCTGCAGAGGACGCGAGAG tcGGGCTTGCGGCACAGCCTGGACCAGCTCTGCGTGGTAATGGAGGCAGTGGTTCAGCCCCACCCGGGGACAGAGGAGGAGGCTTCATGTGAAGAGTCCCCTCTTTTATCCAGCAGAGTGAACCTAAATAAAGAGACTGTGACATGCAACGAGCTGCTCCGCCTTGTGCCCGAGGGCCCACCAgag GTGAtggcccagcagctcctggtgaTCTTCAGTGGATGCTACGTCCGGCTCCTGGTCACCGGCCGGCTCCCTCGGGCCGTGGCAGGGGGGCACCTGGTGCACAGCAGCGTGCCCTGTCTATGCCAGTTCATCCAGAGCACCGTGCTCAACACACGCCAGAGCTGGTTCATGGGCAGGTGA
- the TMEM268 gene encoding transmembrane protein 268 isoform X2 has product MRMEGIRGRAGKEPLNGQVLMVLSMDNNCSATSFDMELCAEKLKSLGVQVAADQWRRLIQEAVLKPEVRRYMFYNSRAFQIAIAVVFYMSLWTNIYSTVQLCSFGRYWEASVLVTLAAVAVTVVVILVIDHRQRKINMNTDVRLAAVNEIFIKHSLILGITDALDGPHNILQLWFVHFSPEHCLQSLSAHIMDLQRTRESGLRHSLDQLCVVMEAVVQPHPGTEEEASCEESPLLSSRVNLNKETVTCNELLRLVPEGPPEVMAQQLLVIFSGCYVRLLVTGRLPRAVAGGHLVHSSVPCLCQFIQSTVLNTRQSWFMGR; this is encoded by the exons ATGAGGATGGAGGGCATaagagggagagcagggaaag AACCCCTCAATGGCCAGGTGCTCATGGTGCTCAGCATGGACAATAACTGCTCAGCCACCTCCTTTGACATGGAGCTTTGTGCAGAGAAACTGAAGTCCCTTGGGGTTCAG GTGGCAGCGGATCAGTGGAGAAGGTTAATCCAGGAGGCTGTCCTGAAGCCTGAAGTGAGACGGTACATGTTCTACAACTCCAGGGCGTTCCAGATAGCCATTGCCGTG GTTTTCTACATGTCTCTCTGGACAAACATTTACTCCACAGTCCAGCTGTGTTCCTTCGGACGCTACTGGGAGGCCAGCGTGCTGGTGACCCTGGCTGCCGTAGCAGTCACTGTAGTGGTGATACTGGTTATCGACCACCGTCAGAGGAAG ATAAATATGAATACAGACGTGAGGCTGGCAGCTgtcaatgaaatatttatcaaaCACAGTTTAATACTGGGAATTACAGATGCCCTGGATGGGCCACACAACATCCTACAA CTGTGGTTCGTGCACTTCAGCCCGGAGCACTGCCTCCAGTCCTTGTCAGCCCACATCATGGACCTGCAGAGGACGCGAGAG tcGGGCTTGCGGCACAGCCTGGACCAGCTCTGCGTGGTAATGGAGGCAGTGGTTCAGCCCCACCCGGGGACAGAGGAGGAGGCTTCATGTGAAGAGTCCCCTCTTTTATCCAGCAGAGTGAACCTAAATAAAGAGACTGTGACATGCAACGAGCTGCTCCGCCTTGTGCCCGAGGGCCCACCAgag GTGAtggcccagcagctcctggtgaTCTTCAGTGGATGCTACGTCCGGCTCCTGGTCACCGGCCGGCTCCCTCGGGCCGTGGCAGGGGGGCACCTGGTGCACAGCAGCGTGCCCTGTCTATGCCAGTTCATCCAGAGCACCGTGCTCAACACACGCCAGAGCTGGTTCATGGGCAGGTGA